One Helianthus annuus cultivar XRQ/B chromosome 12, HanXRQr2.0-SUNRISE, whole genome shotgun sequence genomic region harbors:
- the LOC110887747 gene encoding uncharacterized protein LOC110887747, translating to MSIQLADRPVKYPQGVAENLLVKVENFVFSADFVILDMEEDAEVPLILRRPFLATAQAVVDMNDRTLTLKFGEEEVKFGVGKSVEDEDPVHYMKWMTLKMLEWCMSEMMLVGFEIGCGSSVAKV from the exons atgagtatacaacttgccgaTCGACccgtcaaatatccacaaggtgtcgctgaaaatctattagTCAAAGTCGAAAATTTCGTATTctcggccgactttgtcatactagacaTGGAAGAAGATGCTGAAGTCCCTCTCATCCTAaggaggccatttctagccacagcacaagcagtggtagacatgaatgacagAACACTAACATTGAAGTTTGGGGAAGAGGAAGTAAAGTTTGGGGTTGGGAAAAGTGTAGAAGACGAAGATCcggtccactacatgaag TGGATGACTTTGAAGATGCTTGAATGGTGTATGTCGGAGATGATGCTTGTGGGTTTTGAAATCGGTTGTGGTTCTAGTGTGGCAAAGGTGTAA